In Chiloscyllium punctatum isolate Juve2018m chromosome 10, sChiPun1.3, whole genome shotgun sequence, a single window of DNA contains:
- the LOC140482027 gene encoding cyclin-dependent kinase 2-like isoform X2, which yields MDNFQKVEKIGEGTYGVVYKAMNKVTGEMVALKKIRLDAEMEGVPSTAIREISLLKELNHPNIVKLLDVIHSEKKLYLVFEFLNQDLKKYMDSAPPTGLPLQLVKLLQGVAFCHSHRVLHRDLKPQNLLINDAGAIKLADFGLARAFGVPVRTYTHEVVTLWYRAPEILMGCKFYSTAVDVWSIGCIFAEMVTRKPLFPGDSEIDQLFRIFRTLGTPNEAVWLGVTQLPDYKANFPQWVRQDFNKLLPNLDIDGKDLLMQMLQYDPNKRISAKVAISHRFFRDVTIQLPHLQL from the exons ATGGACAATTTCCAGAAAGTGGAGAAGATCGGTGAGGGTACATATGGAGTGGTCTACAAAGCAATGAATAAAGTCACAGGAGAGATGGTGGCACTGAAAAAAATAAGACTGGACGC TGAAATGGAAGGCGTGCCAAGTACTGCTATACGGGAGATATCTTTGTTAAAAGAATTAAATCATCCAAATATTGTGAA ACTGTTAGATGTTATCCACAGTGAAAAGAAATTGTACCTAGTGTTTGAGTTTCTGAATCAAGATCTGAAGAAGTATATGGATTCTGCTCCTCCTACTGGGCTCCCTTTGCAATTAGTTAAG CTTCTACAAGGTGTCGCCTTCTGTCACTCTCACAGAGTCCTCCATCGAGATCTAAAACCACAAAATTTGCTCATTAATGATGCTGGTGCAATCAAATTAGCAGATTTTGGATTGGCAAGGGCTTTTGGAGTTCCTGTGCGCACTTATACCCATGAG GTTGTAACCTTGTGGTACAGAGCACCAGAAATTCTAATGGGATGTAAATTTTACTCAACAGCAGTAGATGTTTGGAGCATAGGATGCATCTTTGCAGAAATG GTCACAAGAAAACCTTTGTTTCCTGGAGATTCTGAGATTGATCAACTTTTCAGGATTTTTCGCACACTTGGTACACCAAATGAGGCTGTGTGGCTTGGGGTAACACAGCTACCTGATTACAAAGCAAATTTCCCTCAGTGGGTAAGACAAGATTTCAACAAGTTACTACCCAATCTGGACATAGATGGCAAAGACCTACTGATG CAAATGCTCCAGTATGATCCAAACAAGCGGATTTCTGCAAAGGTTGCTATAAGTCATCGATTTTTCCGTGATGTCACTATTCAACTGCCACATTTACAGCTGTAA
- the LOC140482027 gene encoding cyclin-dependent kinase 2-like isoform X7, giving the protein MDNFQKVEKIGEGTYGVVYKAMNKVTGEMVALKKIRLDAEMEGVPSTAIREISLLKELNHPNIVKLLDVIHSEKKLYLVFEFLNQDLKKYMDSAPPTGLPLQLVKSYLFQLLQGVAFCHSHRVLHRDLKPQNLLINDAGAIKLADFGLARAFGVPVRTYTHEVVTLWYRAPEILMGCKFYSTAVDVWSIGCIFAEMQMLQYDPNKRISAKVAISHRFFRDVTIQLPHLQL; this is encoded by the exons ATGGACAATTTCCAGAAAGTGGAGAAGATCGGTGAGGGTACATATGGAGTGGTCTACAAAGCAATGAATAAAGTCACAGGAGAGATGGTGGCACTGAAAAAAATAAGACTGGACGC TGAAATGGAAGGCGTGCCAAGTACTGCTATACGGGAGATATCTTTGTTAAAAGAATTAAATCATCCAAATATTGTGAA ACTGTTAGATGTTATCCACAGTGAAAAGAAATTGTACCTAGTGTTTGAGTTTCTGAATCAAGATCTGAAGAAGTATATGGATTCTGCTCCTCCTACTGGGCTCCCTTTGCAATTAGTTAAG AGTTATCTGTTCCAGCTTCTACAAGGTGTCGCCTTCTGTCACTCTCACAGAGTCCTCCATCGAGATCTAAAACCACAAAATTTGCTCATTAATGATGCTGGTGCAATCAAATTAGCAGATTTTGGATTGGCAAGGGCTTTTGGAGTTCCTGTGCGCACTTATACCCATGAG GTTGTAACCTTGTGGTACAGAGCACCAGAAATTCTAATGGGATGTAAATTTTACTCAACAGCAGTAGATGTTTGGAGCATAGGATGCATCTTTGCAGAAATG CAAATGCTCCAGTATGATCCAAACAAGCGGATTTCTGCAAAGGTTGCTATAAGTCATCGATTTTTCCGTGATGTCACTATTCAACTGCCACATTTACAGCTGTAA
- the LOC140482027 gene encoding cyclin-dependent kinase 2-like isoform X4 has translation MDNFQKVEKIGEGTYGVVYKAMNKVTGEMVALKKIRLDAEMEGVPSTAIREISLLKELNHPNIVKLLDVIHSEKKLYLVFEFLNQDLKKYMDSAPPTGLPLQLVKSYLFQLLQGVAFCHSHRVLHRDLKPQNLLINDAGAIKLADFGLARAFGVPVRTYTHEVTRKPLFPGDSEIDQLFRIFRTLGTPNEAVWLGVTQLPDYKANFPQWVRQDFNKLLPNLDIDGKDLLMQMLQYDPNKRISAKVAISHRFFRDVTIQLPHLQL, from the exons ATGGACAATTTCCAGAAAGTGGAGAAGATCGGTGAGGGTACATATGGAGTGGTCTACAAAGCAATGAATAAAGTCACAGGAGAGATGGTGGCACTGAAAAAAATAAGACTGGACGC TGAAATGGAAGGCGTGCCAAGTACTGCTATACGGGAGATATCTTTGTTAAAAGAATTAAATCATCCAAATATTGTGAA ACTGTTAGATGTTATCCACAGTGAAAAGAAATTGTACCTAGTGTTTGAGTTTCTGAATCAAGATCTGAAGAAGTATATGGATTCTGCTCCTCCTACTGGGCTCCCTTTGCAATTAGTTAAG AGTTATCTGTTCCAGCTTCTACAAGGTGTCGCCTTCTGTCACTCTCACAGAGTCCTCCATCGAGATCTAAAACCACAAAATTTGCTCATTAATGATGCTGGTGCAATCAAATTAGCAGATTTTGGATTGGCAAGGGCTTTTGGAGTTCCTGTGCGCACTTATACCCATGAG GTCACAAGAAAACCTTTGTTTCCTGGAGATTCTGAGATTGATCAACTTTTCAGGATTTTTCGCACACTTGGTACACCAAATGAGGCTGTGTGGCTTGGGGTAACACAGCTACCTGATTACAAAGCAAATTTCCCTCAGTGGGTAAGACAAGATTTCAACAAGTTACTACCCAATCTGGACATAGATGGCAAAGACCTACTGATG CAAATGCTCCAGTATGATCCAAACAAGCGGATTTCTGCAAAGGTTGCTATAAGTCATCGATTTTTCCGTGATGTCACTATTCAACTGCCACATTTACAGCTGTAA
- the LOC140482027 gene encoding cyclin-dependent kinase 2-like isoform X6, translating to MDNFQKVEKIGEGTYGVVYKAMNKVTGEMVALKKIRLDAEMEGVPSTAIREISLLKELNHPNIVKVLHRDLKPQNLLINDAGAIKLADFGLARAFGVPVRTYTHEVVTLWYRAPEILMGCKFYSTAVDVWSIGCIFAEMVTRKPLFPGDSEIDQLFRIFRTLGTPNEAVWLGVTQLPDYKANFPQWVRQDFNKLLPNLDIDGKDLLMQMLQYDPNKRISAKVAISHRFFRDVTIQLPHLQL from the exons ATGGACAATTTCCAGAAAGTGGAGAAGATCGGTGAGGGTACATATGGAGTGGTCTACAAAGCAATGAATAAAGTCACAGGAGAGATGGTGGCACTGAAAAAAATAAGACTGGACGC TGAAATGGAAGGCGTGCCAAGTACTGCTATACGGGAGATATCTTTGTTAAAAGAATTAAATCATCCAAATATTGTGAA AGTCCTCCATCGAGATCTAAAACCACAAAATTTGCTCATTAATGATGCTGGTGCAATCAAATTAGCAGATTTTGGATTGGCAAGGGCTTTTGGAGTTCCTGTGCGCACTTATACCCATGAG GTTGTAACCTTGTGGTACAGAGCACCAGAAATTCTAATGGGATGTAAATTTTACTCAACAGCAGTAGATGTTTGGAGCATAGGATGCATCTTTGCAGAAATG GTCACAAGAAAACCTTTGTTTCCTGGAGATTCTGAGATTGATCAACTTTTCAGGATTTTTCGCACACTTGGTACACCAAATGAGGCTGTGTGGCTTGGGGTAACACAGCTACCTGATTACAAAGCAAATTTCCCTCAGTGGGTAAGACAAGATTTCAACAAGTTACTACCCAATCTGGACATAGATGGCAAAGACCTACTGATG CAAATGCTCCAGTATGATCCAAACAAGCGGATTTCTGCAAAGGTTGCTATAAGTCATCGATTTTTCCGTGATGTCACTATTCAACTGCCACATTTACAGCTGTAA
- the LOC140482027 gene encoding cyclin-dependent kinase 2-like isoform X1, which yields MDNFQKVEKIGEGTYGVVYKAMNKVTGEMVALKKIRLDAEMEGVPSTAIREISLLKELNHPNIVKLLDVIHSEKKLYLVFEFLNQDLKKYMDSAPPTGLPLQLVKSYLFQLLQGVAFCHSHRVLHRDLKPQNLLINDAGAIKLADFGLARAFGVPVRTYTHEVVTLWYRAPEILMGCKFYSTAVDVWSIGCIFAEMVTRKPLFPGDSEIDQLFRIFRTLGTPNEAVWLGVTQLPDYKANFPQWVRQDFNKLLPNLDIDGKDLLMQMLQYDPNKRISAKVAISHRFFRDVTIQLPHLQL from the exons ATGGACAATTTCCAGAAAGTGGAGAAGATCGGTGAGGGTACATATGGAGTGGTCTACAAAGCAATGAATAAAGTCACAGGAGAGATGGTGGCACTGAAAAAAATAAGACTGGACGC TGAAATGGAAGGCGTGCCAAGTACTGCTATACGGGAGATATCTTTGTTAAAAGAATTAAATCATCCAAATATTGTGAA ACTGTTAGATGTTATCCACAGTGAAAAGAAATTGTACCTAGTGTTTGAGTTTCTGAATCAAGATCTGAAGAAGTATATGGATTCTGCTCCTCCTACTGGGCTCCCTTTGCAATTAGTTAAG AGTTATCTGTTCCAGCTTCTACAAGGTGTCGCCTTCTGTCACTCTCACAGAGTCCTCCATCGAGATCTAAAACCACAAAATTTGCTCATTAATGATGCTGGTGCAATCAAATTAGCAGATTTTGGATTGGCAAGGGCTTTTGGAGTTCCTGTGCGCACTTATACCCATGAG GTTGTAACCTTGTGGTACAGAGCACCAGAAATTCTAATGGGATGTAAATTTTACTCAACAGCAGTAGATGTTTGGAGCATAGGATGCATCTTTGCAGAAATG GTCACAAGAAAACCTTTGTTTCCTGGAGATTCTGAGATTGATCAACTTTTCAGGATTTTTCGCACACTTGGTACACCAAATGAGGCTGTGTGGCTTGGGGTAACACAGCTACCTGATTACAAAGCAAATTTCCCTCAGTGGGTAAGACAAGATTTCAACAAGTTACTACCCAATCTGGACATAGATGGCAAAGACCTACTGATG CAAATGCTCCAGTATGATCCAAACAAGCGGATTTCTGCAAAGGTTGCTATAAGTCATCGATTTTTCCGTGATGTCACTATTCAACTGCCACATTTACAGCTGTAA
- the LOC140482027 gene encoding cyclin-dependent kinase 2-like isoform X3, with protein MFTDLHNRFIPVIPYSTSEMEGVPSTAIREISLLKELNHPNIVKLLDVIHSEKKLYLVFEFLNQDLKKYMDSAPPTGLPLQLVKSYLFQLLQGVAFCHSHRVLHRDLKPQNLLINDAGAIKLADFGLARAFGVPVRTYTHEVVTLWYRAPEILMGCKFYSTAVDVWSIGCIFAEMVTRKPLFPGDSEIDQLFRIFRTLGTPNEAVWLGVTQLPDYKANFPQWVRQDFNKLLPNLDIDGKDLLMQMLQYDPNKRISAKVAISHRFFRDVTIQLPHLQL; from the exons ATGTTTACAGATCTACACAACAGGTTCATTCCAGTCATACCATATTCAACAAG TGAAATGGAAGGCGTGCCAAGTACTGCTATACGGGAGATATCTTTGTTAAAAGAATTAAATCATCCAAATATTGTGAA ACTGTTAGATGTTATCCACAGTGAAAAGAAATTGTACCTAGTGTTTGAGTTTCTGAATCAAGATCTGAAGAAGTATATGGATTCTGCTCCTCCTACTGGGCTCCCTTTGCAATTAGTTAAG AGTTATCTGTTCCAGCTTCTACAAGGTGTCGCCTTCTGTCACTCTCACAGAGTCCTCCATCGAGATCTAAAACCACAAAATTTGCTCATTAATGATGCTGGTGCAATCAAATTAGCAGATTTTGGATTGGCAAGGGCTTTTGGAGTTCCTGTGCGCACTTATACCCATGAG GTTGTAACCTTGTGGTACAGAGCACCAGAAATTCTAATGGGATGTAAATTTTACTCAACAGCAGTAGATGTTTGGAGCATAGGATGCATCTTTGCAGAAATG GTCACAAGAAAACCTTTGTTTCCTGGAGATTCTGAGATTGATCAACTTTTCAGGATTTTTCGCACACTTGGTACACCAAATGAGGCTGTGTGGCTTGGGGTAACACAGCTACCTGATTACAAAGCAAATTTCCCTCAGTGGGTAAGACAAGATTTCAACAAGTTACTACCCAATCTGGACATAGATGGCAAAGACCTACTGATG CAAATGCTCCAGTATGATCCAAACAAGCGGATTTCTGCAAAGGTTGCTATAAGTCATCGATTTTTCCGTGATGTCACTATTCAACTGCCACATTTACAGCTGTAA
- the LOC140482027 gene encoding cyclin-dependent kinase 2-like isoform X5, whose amino-acid sequence MEGVPSTAIREISLLKELNHPNIVKLLDVIHSEKKLYLVFEFLNQDLKKYMDSAPPTGLPLQLVKSYLFQLLQGVAFCHSHRVLHRDLKPQNLLINDAGAIKLADFGLARAFGVPVRTYTHEVVTLWYRAPEILMGCKFYSTAVDVWSIGCIFAEMVTRKPLFPGDSEIDQLFRIFRTLGTPNEAVWLGVTQLPDYKANFPQWVRQDFNKLLPNLDIDGKDLLMQMLQYDPNKRISAKVAISHRFFRDVTIQLPHLQL is encoded by the exons ATGGAAGGCGTGCCAAGTACTGCTATACGGGAGATATCTTTGTTAAAAGAATTAAATCATCCAAATATTGTGAA ACTGTTAGATGTTATCCACAGTGAAAAGAAATTGTACCTAGTGTTTGAGTTTCTGAATCAAGATCTGAAGAAGTATATGGATTCTGCTCCTCCTACTGGGCTCCCTTTGCAATTAGTTAAG AGTTATCTGTTCCAGCTTCTACAAGGTGTCGCCTTCTGTCACTCTCACAGAGTCCTCCATCGAGATCTAAAACCACAAAATTTGCTCATTAATGATGCTGGTGCAATCAAATTAGCAGATTTTGGATTGGCAAGGGCTTTTGGAGTTCCTGTGCGCACTTATACCCATGAG GTTGTAACCTTGTGGTACAGAGCACCAGAAATTCTAATGGGATGTAAATTTTACTCAACAGCAGTAGATGTTTGGAGCATAGGATGCATCTTTGCAGAAATG GTCACAAGAAAACCTTTGTTTCCTGGAGATTCTGAGATTGATCAACTTTTCAGGATTTTTCGCACACTTGGTACACCAAATGAGGCTGTGTGGCTTGGGGTAACACAGCTACCTGATTACAAAGCAAATTTCCCTCAGTGGGTAAGACAAGATTTCAACAAGTTACTACCCAATCTGGACATAGATGGCAAAGACCTACTGATG CAAATGCTCCAGTATGATCCAAACAAGCGGATTTCTGCAAAGGTTGCTATAAGTCATCGATTTTTCCGTGATGTCACTATTCAACTGCCACATTTACAGCTGTAA